A DNA window from Streptomyces sp. 71268 contains the following coding sequences:
- the leuA gene encoding 2-isopropylmalate synthase: MPVHRYGAYEVVDIPDRTWPERRITKAPRWLSTDLRDGNQALIDPMSPARKREMFDLLVRMGYKEIEVGFPSSGQTDFDFVRSIIEEGAIPDDVTISVLTQGREELIERTVESLRGAHRATVHLYNATAPVFRRVVFRGSREQVKQIAVDGTRLVVEYAEKILGDETVFGYQYSPEIFTDTELDFALEVCEGVMDVWQPEDGREIILNLPATVERSTPSTHADRFEWMSRHLSRREFVCLSTHPHNDRGTAVAAAELAVMAGADRVEGCLFGQGERTGNVDLVTLGMNLFSQGVDPQIDFSQIDEVRRTAEYCNQMEVHPRHPYAGDLVYTAFSGSHQDAIKKGFEAMEAEAAERGEPVSAIGWAVPYLPIDPKDVGRSYEAVIRVNSQSGKGGVAYVLKNDHKLDLPRRMQIEFSKIIQAKTDAEGGEVTPDQIWTVFQDEYLPTEPGSGNRPWGRVQLRNGQTTTDKDGTDTLTVEAVVDGAPTVLTGSGNGPISAFFQALQAIGIDVRLLDYQEHTMSEGASAQAASYIECAIDGKVLWGIGIDANTTRASLKAVVSAVNRAAR; this comes from the coding sequence ATGCCCGTCCACCGCTACGGCGCGTACGAGGTCGTGGACATCCCCGACCGCACCTGGCCCGAGCGGCGCATCACCAAGGCCCCCCGCTGGCTGTCCACGGACCTGCGGGACGGCAACCAGGCCCTGATCGACCCGATGTCGCCGGCGCGCAAGCGGGAGATGTTCGACCTGCTGGTGCGCATGGGCTACAAGGAGATCGAGGTCGGCTTCCCCTCGTCCGGCCAGACCGACTTCGACTTCGTACGCTCGATCATCGAAGAGGGCGCGATCCCCGACGACGTCACCATCTCCGTCCTGACCCAGGGCCGCGAGGAGCTGATCGAGCGCACCGTGGAGTCGCTGCGCGGCGCCCACCGCGCCACGGTGCACCTGTACAACGCGACCGCGCCCGTCTTCCGCCGGGTGGTCTTCCGTGGCAGCCGGGAGCAGGTCAAGCAGATCGCCGTGGACGGCACCCGGCTGGTCGTGGAGTACGCGGAGAAGATCCTCGGCGACGAGACGGTCTTCGGCTACCAGTACAGCCCGGAGATCTTCACCGACACCGAGCTGGACTTCGCGCTGGAGGTCTGCGAGGGCGTCATGGACGTCTGGCAGCCCGAGGACGGCCGCGAGATCATCCTCAACCTGCCCGCCACGGTCGAGCGCTCCACGCCCAGCACGCACGCCGACCGCTTCGAGTGGATGAGCCGCCACCTGTCGCGGCGCGAGTTCGTCTGCCTGTCCACGCACCCGCACAACGACCGGGGCACCGCCGTCGCCGCCGCCGAGCTGGCGGTCATGGCGGGCGCGGACCGCGTCGAGGGCTGCCTGTTCGGACAGGGCGAGCGCACCGGCAACGTCGACCTGGTCACCCTCGGCATGAACCTGTTCAGCCAGGGCGTGGACCCGCAGATCGACTTCTCGCAGATCGACGAGGTGCGCCGGACCGCCGAGTACTGCAACCAGATGGAGGTCCACCCGCGCCACCCGTACGCGGGCGACCTGGTCTACACCGCCTTCTCCGGCTCCCACCAGGACGCCATCAAGAAGGGCTTCGAGGCGATGGAGGCCGAGGCCGCCGAGCGCGGCGAGCCGGTGTCCGCCATCGGGTGGGCGGTCCCGTACCTGCCCATCGACCCGAAGGACGTGGGGCGCTCCTACGAGGCGGTCATCCGCGTCAACTCGCAGTCCGGCAAGGGTGGCGTGGCCTACGTCCTGAAGAACGACCACAAGCTGGACCTGCCGCGCCGGATGCAGATCGAGTTCTCGAAGATCATCCAGGCCAAGACCGACGCCGAGGGCGGCGAGGTCACCCCGGACCAGATCTGGACCGTCTTCCAGGACGAGTACCTGCCGACCGAGCCCGGCTCGGGCAACCGCCCCTGGGGCCGCGTCCAGCTCCGCAACGGACAGACCACGACCGACAAGGACGGCACGGACACGCTGACCGTGGAGGCGGTCGTGGACGGCGCCCCGACCGTGCTGACCGGCTCGGGCAACGGCCCGATCTCCGCCTTCTTCCAGGCGCTGCAGGCCATCGGCATCGACGTACGGCTGCTCGACTACCAGGAGCACACGATGAGCGAGGGAGCCAGCGCCCAGGCCGCCTCGTACATCGAGTGCGCGATCGACGGCAAGGTGCTGTGGGGGATCGGCATCGACGCCAACACCACGCGCGCCTCGCTGAAGGCGGTCGTCTCCGCGGTCAACCGCGCCGCGCGCTGA
- a CDS encoding TerB family tellurite resistance protein, with product MYAREPRERSLCVIGIRTSWRTVDDGEFFCTACGGDRNYRRRTGRRRVVLLGLPLLPRGAVAPVVECSACHARFGAEALDHPTTTRLSAMLRDAVHTVALAVLAAGGTEARPVRQAAVGAVRAAGYADCDEDQLLDLIAALAADTGRLPGIGADVPTIAFGLGDPSTTLAIELHEALEPLAPHLAPAGRESILLRGARIALADGAYCPAERAVLETVGRALSLDADDTARLLLAASHAAP from the coding sequence ATGTACGCGCGAGAGCCACGCGAACGGAGCCTGTGCGTCATCGGCATCCGCACGAGCTGGCGCACGGTCGACGACGGGGAGTTCTTCTGCACCGCCTGCGGCGGCGACCGCAACTACCGTCGCCGTACGGGCCGCCGCAGAGTCGTCCTCCTCGGCCTGCCCCTGTTGCCGCGCGGCGCCGTGGCGCCCGTCGTCGAGTGCTCGGCCTGCCACGCCCGCTTCGGCGCCGAGGCCCTGGACCACCCCACCACCACGCGGCTGTCCGCCATGCTGCGGGACGCCGTGCACACGGTGGCCCTGGCCGTCCTCGCCGCGGGCGGCACCGAGGCCCGCCCGGTGCGCCAGGCGGCCGTCGGCGCGGTGCGCGCGGCGGGGTACGCGGACTGCGACGAGGACCAGTTGCTCGACCTGATCGCGGCGCTGGCCGCCGACACCGGGCGGCTGCCCGGCATCGGCGCCGACGTGCCGACCATCGCCTTCGGCCTGGGCGACCCGAGCACGACGCTGGCCATCGAACTGCACGAGGCCCTGGAACCGTTAGCCCCGCACCTGGCCCCGGCCGGCCGCGAGAGCATCCTCCTGCGGGGCGCGCGCATCGCGCTGGCGGACGGCGCGTACTGCCCCGCCGAGCGCGCGGTGCTGGAAACGGTGGGCCGCGCCCTGTCGCTCGACGCCGACGACACGGCACGCCTGCTCCTCGCCGCCTCCCACGCCGCTCCCTGA
- a CDS encoding MMPL family transporter, with translation MAVARTTGGSGLAGEAPDPDGGRVDAAPAGGGARGHGEAAARGSGPVREHGPTGPAASKRQRRGVPWAVVALWIAIIAVAMPFAGKLGGVQDDTAVNYLPASADSTRVAELQESMPGGDTTDLILVYHRDGGLTEADRASAREHIAGLADAYQFSGGQQPRAVDSKDGATVMYGVSLAGMPDEEDQNKAVDDIREAVDDHPEGLSVEVGGSGGLGADANKVFETVDGTLMFATAAVVALLLVLTYRSPFLWLVPLLVVGAATVSAMAVVYGLSQGFDVTVTGMSSAVMTVLVFGAGTDYALLLTARYREELRRYPHPYDAMVAALRGCGAAVLASSGTVAAGLMCLLAADLSSSKGLGPVGAAGVVCALAAMLTLLPAILVLLGRRVFWPLIPAYGSTPAKRRNVFAAMGGSVSRRPVTFLVGGVALLGALALGALAAPGDLKQEDTFTNKPESVSAMQTLARAYPEQGSQPITIMARTTNADAVLRVTQDHDGIVRAERGRSGEGWTEISAFAKDAPESAGEVSTIKRLRSELATIDGGKALVGGASAEQIDLEKTNADDRKVVIPLVMLAVLLILIALLRSLIASVMLVAAVVAVWGAATGLGGLLFEPVFDLKGIDPGLPLITFVFLVALGVATPRHTSLVSSGSGPSPLFRGG, from the coding sequence ATGGCGGTCGCACGGACCACCGGGGGCAGCGGGTTGGCGGGGGAAGCGCCAGACCCGGACGGCGGGAGAGTGGACGCTGCGCCGGCCGGGGGCGGCGCGCGCGGCCACGGCGAGGCGGCGGCCCGGGGGAGCGGACCGGTACGGGAGCACGGCCCGACGGGCCCCGCCGCGAGCAAGCGCCAGCGGCGGGGGGTGCCCTGGGCCGTGGTGGCCCTGTGGATCGCCATCATCGCCGTGGCCATGCCCTTCGCCGGCAAGCTCGGCGGCGTCCAGGACGACACGGCGGTCAACTACCTCCCGGCGAGCGCCGATTCGACCCGGGTGGCCGAGCTCCAGGAGAGCATGCCGGGCGGTGACACCACCGACCTGATCCTCGTCTACCACCGCGACGGCGGGCTGACCGAAGCCGACCGGGCGAGCGCCCGCGAGCACATAGCCGGGCTGGCCGACGCGTACCAGTTCAGCGGCGGCCAGCAGCCACGGGCGGTGGACTCCAAGGACGGCGCCACGGTGATGTACGGGGTGTCGCTCGCCGGGATGCCGGACGAGGAGGACCAGAACAAGGCGGTCGACGACATCCGCGAGGCCGTCGACGACCATCCCGAGGGGCTGAGCGTGGAGGTCGGCGGCTCCGGTGGCCTCGGCGCCGACGCGAACAAGGTCTTCGAGACCGTCGACGGCACGCTGATGTTCGCCACCGCGGCCGTCGTCGCCCTGCTGCTGGTCCTCACCTACCGCAGCCCCTTCCTGTGGCTGGTGCCGCTGCTCGTCGTCGGCGCCGCCACGGTGTCCGCGATGGCCGTGGTCTACGGACTCTCGCAGGGGTTCGACGTGACCGTCACCGGCATGAGTTCGGCCGTGATGACGGTGCTGGTCTTCGGCGCTGGCACCGACTACGCCCTGTTGCTCACCGCCAGGTACCGGGAGGAGCTGCGCCGCTACCCGCACCCGTACGACGCGATGGTGGCCGCCCTGCGCGGCTGCGGCGCCGCCGTGCTCGCCTCGTCCGGGACGGTGGCCGCCGGCCTGATGTGCCTGCTCGCCGCCGACCTGAGCAGCAGCAAGGGGCTCGGGCCGGTCGGCGCGGCGGGCGTGGTGTGCGCGCTGGCCGCCATGCTGACGCTGCTGCCCGCCATCCTGGTGCTGCTCGGGCGCCGGGTCTTCTGGCCGCTGATCCCCGCGTACGGCAGCACGCCCGCCAAGCGGCGCAACGTGTTCGCGGCCATGGGCGGTTCGGTCAGCCGGCGCCCGGTCACGTTCCTGGTGGGCGGCGTGGCGCTGCTTGGGGCGCTCGCCCTCGGCGCGCTGGCCGCGCCCGGCGACCTCAAGCAGGAGGACACCTTCACCAACAAGCCCGAGTCGGTCTCGGCCATGCAGACGCTGGCCAGGGCCTATCCCGAGCAGGGCAGTCAACCGATCACCATCATGGCCCGCACCACCAACGCGGACGCCGTGCTGCGCGTGACCCAGGACCACGACGGGATCGTCAGGGCCGAGCGCGGTCGCAGCGGCGAGGGGTGGACCGAGATCAGCGCGTTCGCCAAGGACGCCCCGGAGTCGGCGGGCGAGGTCAGCACCATCAAGCGACTCCGCTCCGAACTCGCCACCATCGACGGGGGCAAGGCCCTGGTCGGCGGCGCCAGCGCGGAACAGATCGACCTGGAGAAGACCAACGCGGACGACCGCAAGGTGGTCATTCCGCTGGTGATGCTCGCGGTGTTGCTGATCCTGATAGCCCTGCTGCGCAGCCTGATCGCGTCGGTGATGCTGGTGGCCGCCGTGGTCGCGGTCTGGGGTGCGGCGACGGGGCTCGGCGGGCTGCTCTTCGAGCCGGTCTTCGACCTGAAGGGCATCGATCCCGGACTCCCGCTGATCACCTTCGTCTTCCTGGTGGCCCTGGGTGTTGCGACACCACGCCATACTAGTCTGGTGTCGTCGGGTAGCGGCCCGTCGCCGCTGTTCAGGGGTGGTTAG
- a CDS encoding recombinase family protein, with amino-acid sequence MREVDLYLRKSKRDRRGVKALSFKAQETRGRKWADDHGYSVRKIWKDNLSAWTDTKRPGFDRALSALRAEEVPTLWCYAGDRLTRAGSDLIAPLLTAGRRLIFDYERLDSDDPRDRRRIIDRAEEAREFSDLLSYRVRDTKTTQRREGAWLGGAPYGFRIADKDTRKLEQDSTRVAPGVTAWDVVIRIFREVSEGRSARQVARRLNADGIPSARGAAWGFGAIHRLISSPVYEGWQVVVGGPGGRSLVWRDEKGKRVSVLAEGTDPVPGELVSLARQVIAGHAPVADATDNRGRVKHPLSGLLRCSNCGSGMVLHGNSYRCNRHTSGGSCLNPATVMQARIEEYVFGRWAAEVSRASIDAGDPLMLAVAERWQALTQPEQTEEARAAIAAVKAAEAAIEQLANDRAAGLYRGAMGKHFPRLVAEAETTLSDAQEHASTFSVKGLDVTMFDETSMLHARWEAADDALRRDLLRLAIDKVTVSRGTRGARFDGDDRCVITWAHPADAAGEA; translated from the coding sequence GTGAGAGAAGTTGATCTCTACCTTCGTAAGAGCAAGCGCGACCGACGTGGAGTCAAGGCGCTGTCTTTCAAGGCGCAGGAGACTAGGGGGCGCAAGTGGGCCGACGATCACGGCTACAGCGTGCGGAAGATCTGGAAAGACAACCTCAGCGCGTGGACCGATACGAAGCGTCCGGGTTTCGACCGGGCGCTGTCGGCGTTGCGGGCCGAGGAAGTACCGACCCTGTGGTGCTATGCGGGTGACCGTCTGACACGGGCAGGCTCAGACCTGATTGCCCCGCTGTTGACAGCGGGGCGTCGCCTGATCTTCGACTATGAGCGGTTGGACAGCGACGATCCGCGCGACCGTCGACGGATCATCGACCGTGCGGAGGAGGCGCGCGAGTTCAGCGATCTACTGTCGTACAGAGTCCGCGATACGAAGACGACGCAGCGGCGCGAGGGGGCATGGCTGGGGGGTGCGCCGTACGGCTTCCGCATAGCCGACAAGGACACGCGAAAGCTTGAGCAGGACTCAACACGTGTGGCCCCTGGGGTCACGGCGTGGGATGTGGTAATACGCATCTTCCGTGAAGTGAGTGAGGGCCGGTCGGCTCGACAGGTGGCTAGGCGGCTCAACGCCGACGGTATCCCCTCGGCACGTGGTGCGGCGTGGGGCTTCGGCGCCATACACCGACTGATCTCCAGCCCTGTCTATGAGGGGTGGCAAGTGGTTGTCGGTGGTCCGGGTGGTCGGTCGCTGGTGTGGCGAGACGAGAAGGGGAAGCGCGTCTCTGTGTTGGCGGAAGGCACCGATCCTGTCCCCGGCGAGTTGGTGTCCCTAGCACGCCAAGTGATTGCCGGACATGCGCCGGTCGCGGACGCCACGGACAACCGGGGGCGCGTCAAGCACCCGTTGTCGGGCCTATTGCGGTGCAGTAACTGCGGTAGCGGCATGGTCCTACACGGCAACTCGTATCGATGCAACCGCCACACATCGGGCGGGTCATGTCTCAACCCGGCAACCGTCATGCAAGCGCGCATCGAAGAGTACGTCTTCGGTCGATGGGCCGCTGAGGTAAGCCGAGCCAGCATCGACGCTGGTGATCCGCTGATGCTTGCTGTTGCCGAGCGCTGGCAGGCGCTCACGCAGCCGGAGCAGACCGAGGAGGCACGAGCCGCCATAGCTGCCGTGAAAGCGGCTGAGGCGGCTATCGAGCAGCTTGCCAACGACCGTGCGGCGGGGCTCTACCGGGGCGCCATGGGGAAGCACTTTCCGCGCCTAGTGGCTGAGGCTGAGACCACGCTCTCCGACGCGCAGGAACACGCTTCGACGTTCAGCGTCAAGGGGCTGGACGTGACCATGTTCGATGAGACGAGCATGCTCCACGCCCGATGGGAAGCCGCTGACGACGCGTTGCGGCGCGACTTGCTGCGGTTGGCCATCGACAAGGTGACCGTCTCGCGTGGCACGCGTGGCGCCCGCTTCGATGGTGACGATCGCTGTGTCATCACTTGGGCCCACCCCGCCGATGCGGCTGGAGAGGCGTAG
- a CDS encoding recombinase family protein: protein MTTKTNSPAELIERHDCPKCDAPAGSPCRTGKGKTAANYHTGRFALVPSLKAELSVKTPADRRPGKTWVALAAPVADADATPGAPIRIGYARCSTANQELQSQLDALARAQCTRVFSEKISTRVKTRPEFEAALTLAREIKSAAPQQPVILAVHEMKRLARNAAELMALGPDLQASGIQLEILSGPLQGVHDPHGPGAIVFAVMAVGAEVERDYIRDRTMEGLDAAASKGNYGGRPTVMDADKLAVARARREKGESVTDVAKALGVSRATLYRALSDAQ from the coding sequence ATGACGACGAAGACGAACTCCCCGGCCGAACTGATCGAGCGCCACGACTGCCCGAAGTGCGACGCTCCCGCCGGTAGCCCCTGCCGCACTGGCAAGGGCAAGACAGCCGCGAACTATCACACCGGCCGGTTCGCCTTGGTGCCCTCGCTCAAGGCAGAGTTGTCCGTCAAGACACCGGCCGACCGTCGCCCGGGGAAGACGTGGGTGGCTCTAGCGGCTCCCGTGGCGGACGCCGACGCTACCCCCGGCGCCCCGATCCGCATCGGTTACGCGCGCTGCTCCACGGCCAACCAGGAGCTACAGAGCCAGTTGGACGCGCTGGCCCGTGCTCAGTGCACCCGAGTGTTCTCGGAGAAGATCAGCACGCGAGTCAAGACCCGCCCGGAGTTCGAAGCCGCCTTGACGTTGGCGCGTGAGATCAAGTCCGCTGCTCCGCAACAGCCGGTGATCTTGGCGGTGCACGAGATGAAGCGTCTAGCGCGCAATGCCGCTGAGCTGATGGCGCTGGGGCCAGACCTCCAGGCCAGCGGCATTCAGCTTGAGATTCTGTCCGGCCCCCTCCAGGGCGTGCACGACCCCCATGGCCCCGGAGCCATCGTGTTCGCCGTGATGGCGGTCGGTGCGGAGGTGGAGCGCGACTACATCCGGGATAGGACCATGGAGGGGCTGGACGCAGCGGCAAGCAAGGGCAACTACGGCGGGCGCCCGACCGTCATGGATGCCGACAAGCTGGCCGTGGCACGGGCACGGCGGGAGAAGGGCGAGAGTGTGACCGACGTTGCCAAGGCGCTCGGTGTGTCTCGCGCGACGCTCTACCGGGCGCTGTCTGACGCCCAGTGA
- a CDS encoding DUF397 domain-containing protein, which translates to MRMTLTLDANAHDLTWVKSSYSNGQAGECVEWSPDAASSLGVVPVRDSKDPHGPTLAFTPSAWSTFVTGVKAGEFPAP; encoded by the coding sequence ATGAGAATGACATTGACTCTTGACGCCAACGCACATGACCTGACCTGGGTAAAGAGCAGCTACAGCAACGGGCAGGCGGGGGAGTGCGTGGAGTGGTCACCTGACGCCGCGAGTTCGCTGGGCGTCGTCCCGGTTCGCGACTCGAAGGACCCGCACGGCCCTACGCTCGCCTTCACCCCGTCGGCGTGGTCAACGTTCGTGACAGGTGTCAAGGCTGGAGAGTTCCCGGCCCCCTGA
- a CDS encoding helix-turn-helix transcriptional regulator, whose amino-acid sequence MELDSEADAIPASPAEMLAHRAARARAKVGLSLRALAEKVGYPHTYLSRVERGEQLPSVALAEALDDFYGTDGLITELLTVAVAAEGPVYGRKVLEEEKRAARIQTFNSSVVPGLLQVEPYTSALFVESMPGKDAEKVALQVASRMHRRAVLESPAPPLYWAIMDEAALRRPVGNSAIMAEQVRHILDVVQHNSTVRVQVLPFSRGVHPLLGGSLSLLTLRNGLTFAYVESFATGTSVDTPADVLELTTLLDIARSKALDSKESVVLLRRYLEEYENDIDS is encoded by the coding sequence ATGGAGCTAGATTCGGAAGCCGACGCAATACCCGCCTCACCAGCGGAGATGCTTGCCCATCGAGCCGCCCGAGCACGGGCAAAGGTCGGCCTGTCGCTGCGCGCACTCGCCGAGAAGGTCGGATACCCGCACACGTACTTGAGCCGCGTTGAGCGGGGGGAGCAACTGCCCTCCGTCGCACTGGCGGAAGCCCTGGACGACTTCTACGGGACGGACGGACTGATCACCGAGTTACTAACGGTGGCCGTTGCAGCGGAAGGCCCTGTGTACGGCCGCAAGGTGCTGGAGGAGGAGAAGCGCGCCGCCCGCATCCAGACGTTCAACAGCAGCGTCGTCCCCGGGCTCTTGCAGGTTGAGCCGTACACGTCCGCGCTGTTCGTGGAGTCGATGCCCGGCAAGGATGCCGAGAAGGTTGCACTGCAAGTGGCTTCCCGGATGCATCGCCGCGCGGTGTTGGAGTCGCCAGCGCCCCCGCTCTACTGGGCAATCATGGACGAAGCGGCGCTACGTCGTCCCGTCGGCAACTCGGCCATCATGGCGGAGCAAGTTCGTCACATACTCGACGTGGTTCAGCACAACAGCACCGTGCGGGTTCAGGTGCTCCCGTTCTCGCGTGGAGTCCACCCCCTGTTGGGCGGTAGCTTGAGTCTGCTCACCCTTCGGAACGGTCTGACCTTCGCGTATGTCGAGTCGTTCGCAACCGGCACGTCGGTTGACACCCCTGCCGACGTTCTGGAACTGACGACTCTTCTCGATATCGCCCGATCCAAGGCCCTTGACAGCAAGGAGAGCGTGGTTCTTCTCCGCAGATACCTGGAAGAGTATGAGAATGACATTGACTCTTGA
- a CDS encoding histidine kinase: MTEFTAALRGDRRPPARTRARPSAWDVALALAVLVVQSLLALSVRNDGSRPDALGWALLIVSALALVSRRTAPTATTVVVVLAVGPYHSLDYAHFATVPAGVVALYALAVGAPAYRSLVALSAIVGVMAVLMSNSPDEQALPEMMRSSGWLLAVVVIGIAVRTHRNYVAAIVERAERAERTREEEAARRVAEERLRIARDLHDLLAHSITLIGVQTSVAAHVLVADPDRLDRDAVAKALDSIADTCRDARAELRTTLRVLRAGEAEPATDSTRPPPGLAGLPDLANSAEAAGARVTLDFPLTPSAASAVPPAVGAAAYRIVQEALTNAVRHAGPDVRTVATVRKVPHPWAEGEALSVTVTDDGPPSVRLPAQRRGGAPADPSAPTREFAPSGRRAVGAVGAAGATGRPGASGAAQDRGVSAGAGPGPGGGTSAARPGTDGQGSGSSGGPGGSGSPGGPAGDGSVGAEGFGIAGMRERARSVGGSVTAGWRADGPGFVVRAILPLTSTPRGGPAAPRGESTAFGWKGARSASAGGKAAARDQACPDAEPVDRAAPRPDPQPARPGPQPAWSPEPRLAPLPETSPESDAVRRDEPRAGPRFPGAQVAARSEISEARGQTEEDAS, from the coding sequence ATGACCGAATTCACCGCCGCCTTGCGAGGCGACCGGCGCCCGCCCGCCAGGACGAGGGCCCGGCCGTCGGCGTGGGACGTGGCACTCGCGCTGGCGGTGCTCGTCGTCCAGAGCCTGCTGGCGCTCAGCGTGCGCAACGACGGCAGCCGCCCCGACGCCCTCGGCTGGGCACTGCTCATCGTGAGCGCGCTGGCGCTGGTGTCCCGCAGGACCGCCCCGACGGCCACCACGGTGGTGGTCGTGCTGGCGGTCGGCCCTTACCACTCGCTGGACTACGCCCACTTCGCCACGGTGCCGGCGGGTGTGGTCGCGCTGTACGCGCTGGCGGTCGGCGCGCCGGCGTACAGGTCGTTGGTGGCGCTCAGCGCGATAGTCGGCGTCATGGCGGTGTTGATGTCCAACTCGCCTGACGAGCAGGCGCTGCCGGAGATGATGCGCAGCTCCGGGTGGCTGTTGGCCGTGGTGGTGATCGGCATAGCGGTCAGGACGCACCGCAACTACGTGGCCGCCATCGTGGAGCGGGCCGAGCGCGCCGAGCGCACCCGTGAGGAGGAGGCCGCGCGACGGGTCGCCGAGGAACGCCTGCGGATCGCCCGTGACCTGCACGACCTGTTGGCCCACAGCATCACGCTGATCGGCGTGCAGACATCGGTGGCGGCGCACGTGCTGGTCGCCGATCCGGACCGGCTCGACCGGGACGCGGTCGCCAAGGCGCTGGACTCGATAGCCGACACCTGCCGGGACGCCCGGGCAGAACTCCGCACCACGCTGCGGGTGCTGCGGGCCGGGGAGGCGGAGCCGGCGACCGACTCCACCCGCCCGCCACCGGGCCTCGCGGGCCTGCCCGACCTGGCGAACTCGGCCGAGGCGGCGGGGGCCCGCGTCACGCTGGACTTCCCGCTGACCCCGTCCGCCGCGTCCGCGGTCCCGCCGGCGGTGGGGGCGGCGGCGTACCGCATCGTCCAGGAGGCGCTCACCAACGCGGTGCGGCACGCGGGCCCCGATGTCCGCACGGTGGCCACCGTGCGGAAGGTTCCCCACCCCTGGGCGGAAGGCGAGGCGTTGAGCGTCACGGTGACCGACGACGGGCCGCCCTCGGTCCGCCTCCCGGCCCAGCGTCGCGGTGGCGCCCCGGCCGACCCCTCCGCGCCCACGCGCGAGTTCGCGCCCAGCGGGCGCCGCGCCGTCGGTGCGGTCGGTGCGGCCGGCGCCACGGGCCGGCCGGGCGCGAGCGGAGCGGCCCAGGACCGCGGGGTCTCGGCTGGCGCCGGCCCGGGGCCTGGCGGCGGTACGAGCGCCGCCAGGCCCGGCACGGACGGCCAGGGCTCCGGGAGTTCGGGCGGTCCCGGCGGTTCCGGTAGTCCGGGCGGGCCTGCCGGAGACGGCTCGGTCGGGGCCGAGGGGTTTGGCATCGCCGGCATGCGCGAGCGGGCGCGCAGCGTCGGGGGTTCGGTCACGGCCGGCTGGCGGGCGGACGGCCCGGGGTTCGTCGTCCGGGCGATCCTGCCGCTGACCAGTACGCCGCGTGGCGGCCCGGCCGCACCGCGCGGCGAGTCGACGGCCTTCGGCTGGAAGGGCGCCAGGAGCGCGAGTGCGGGTGGGAAGGCCGCGGCCAGGGACCAGGCGTGCCCCGACGCGGAACCCGTGGACCGCGCCGCGCCCCGGCCCGATCCGCAGCCGGCCCGGCCAGGTCCGCAGCCGGCCTGGTCCCCCGAGCCGCGGTTGGCACCGCTGCCCGAAACGTCCCCCGAGTCGGATGCGGTGCGGCGTGACGAGCCACGGGCCGGGCCACGGTTCCCCGGGGCACAGGTGGCGGCGCGGTCCGAGATATCCGAGGCAAGAGGACAGACAGAGGAGGACGCGTCGTGA
- a CDS encoding response regulator transcription factor has product MSASQPIRVLLADDQTLVRAAFAMLVESARDMRVVGQAGNGREAVELARAVDVDLVVMDIRMPELDGIEATRRIAADAELADVKVLVLTTYDTDEYIVDALRAGASGFLVKDTKPAELLDAIRTVAAGEALLSPGPTARLIARVLRLPAPLPPAPAVPDTLAALSDRERQVLTLVGRGLNNAEIAEALGLSPLTAKTHVSRIMGKLMARDRAQLVIAAYESGLVSPAARTDAG; this is encoded by the coding sequence GTGAGTGCGTCGCAGCCCATTCGGGTACTGCTCGCCGACGATCAGACGCTGGTGCGGGCCGCCTTCGCGATGCTCGTCGAGTCGGCCCGCGACATGCGGGTGGTCGGCCAGGCGGGCAACGGCAGGGAAGCGGTCGAGCTGGCCCGCGCGGTCGACGTCGACCTCGTCGTGATGGACATCCGCATGCCGGAACTGGACGGGATCGAGGCGACGCGACGCATCGCGGCTGACGCGGAGTTGGCCGACGTGAAGGTGCTGGTCCTCACGACGTACGACACCGACGAGTACATCGTGGACGCCCTGCGCGCGGGTGCCTCGGGGTTCCTGGTCAAGGACACCAAGCCGGCGGAGCTGCTGGACGCGATCCGTACCGTGGCGGCGGGGGAGGCCCTCCTGTCGCCGGGCCCCACGGCCCGCCTCATCGCCCGCGTCCTCCGCCTGCCCGCCCCGCTGCCACCGGCCCCCGCCGTCCCCGACACGCTGGCCGCGCTCTCCGACCGGGAGCGCCAGGTGCTCACCCTGGTGGGGCGCGGGCTGAACAACGCGGAGATAGCCGAGGCGTTGGGCCTGAGCCCGTTGACGGCCAAGACGCACGTCAGCCGGATCATGGGCAAGCTGATGGCGCGCGACCGGGCCCAGCTCGTGATCGCCGCGTACGAATCGGGGCTGGTGTCCCCGGCGGCCCGGACGGACGCGGGGTAG